In bacterium, a single window of DNA contains:
- the trpS gene encoding tryptophan--tRNA ligase, which translates to MSKGRLLSGMQPTGLLHLGNLEGALANWVKLQDEYEAFYFIADWHALTTMLDRTEEIAKYRREVAVDFLAAGLDPEKCAIFVQSDIKEHAELFLLLSMSTPIGWLERVPTFKEKKEQLHIESVSYGLLGYPVLMAGDILIYKADAVPVGQDQLPHLELTREIGRRFNSMFGEIFPECKGLLTKYAAMPGLDGRKMSKSYDNAIYICDSAEETAAKVRTMFTDPLKIHKNDPGHPEGCAVYAMLDVYGQADMHDDCVAGKIGCMECKKRLASFLNDRLAPIRERRNELIGHPEKVDEILAAGAEKARKVARVSMEEIRASMHF; encoded by the coding sequence ATGAGTAAAGGTAGACTACTTTCCGGCATGCAGCCGACCGGGCTGCTCCACCTGGGCAATCTGGAGGGTGCACTGGCCAACTGGGTCAAGCTCCAGGACGAATACGAAGCATTCTATTTCATAGCGGACTGGCATGCCCTGACGACCATGCTCGACCGTACGGAGGAGATCGCAAAATACAGGCGCGAGGTGGCGGTAGACTTTTTGGCAGCTGGCCTTGACCCTGAAAAGTGTGCTATCTTCGTCCAGTCGGATATTAAGGAGCATGCTGAGCTGTTCCTGCTGCTGAGTATGTCGACTCCAATCGGCTGGCTGGAGCGCGTGCCCACATTCAAAGAAAAGAAAGAACAGCTTCACATAGAGTCGGTCAGCTACGGCCTCTTGGGCTATCCGGTCCTTATGGCTGGTGATATTCTTATCTATAAAGCGGACGCGGTGCCAGTCGGCCAGGACCAGCTTCCGCATTTGGAACTGACCCGTGAGATAGGCAGGCGGTTCAACAGCATGTTCGGCGAGATATTCCCGGAATGCAAGGGACTGCTTACCAAATATGCGGCGATGCCCGGCCTTGACGGTCGCAAGATGTCCAAGAGTTATGACAATGCTATCTATATCTGCGACAGCGCCGAGGAGACGGCAGCGAAGGTGCGCACTATGTTCACCGACCCACTAAAGATTCACAAGAATGACCCTGGGCACCCGGAAGGCTGCGCGGTCTACGCAATGCTGGATGTCTATGGCCAAGCAGATATGCATGATGACTGCGTGGCGGGCAAGATAGGCTGCATGGAGTGCAAGAAGCGTCTGGCAAGTTTCCTGAATGACAGGCTTGCTCCCATACGCGAGCGTCGTAATGAGCTTATCGGCCATCCTGAAAAGGTCGATGAGATACTGGCTGCCGGAGCAGAAAAGGCGCGGAAAGTGGCGCGTGTGAGCATGGAAGAGATCCGTGCTTCAATGCACTTCTAG
- a CDS encoding SpoIIE family protein phosphatase: MTHYADKKRILVVGDRAASSIYLRAPSGVRVEVVDTFKQALEKHSRETSDTIVIDPALLFQSGEEVFSALDAAVRAKGQIASLNGATAYIDADYNLIWANPTYKALFGIVIDFNNDSYFDFHSGSNDSAIFECVRNTGAPVRISTVLAQFNTELICTIASLKGSSGQFYGLVISVTEYKCVTQTDERPHTLRVEELQETIDRLNAEIERKRQLEKELIDARANAEQHANEMESLISGMSDGVAFFDSAGNLRLINSAGSHLLGVKSKVSSNEWAKSISRYTLEGQEMPPETIPLTRALNGENIIDERYRIVTVSGCDFIAGVSAAPVKDCNNEVVGATLVFRDIGNLVAFEEQRREVYEREHRIAEILQQALIPPQVSYNIDGCKIVVKYQPALDEAAVGGDFYDIFDVGDGKIGILIGDVAGKGLPAAIRVAAARYSIRSYAFLDPSPSVVMTLANQALCREETCEVGLLTAFFAVMDVPSRTITYANGGHEPPLVIGADGKVMELELQGGGLGFYDGFVYAEANMELMPGDVMVMITDGITEARSASGEQFDKEGVKQYLMKGRHRDLNSLAQGIVESARRHAGGDLQDDAAVVVVQINKRTNNTLPPENINI; the protein is encoded by the coding sequence ATGACACATTATGCGGATAAAAAACGAATATTGGTAGTCGGAGACAGAGCGGCAAGCAGCATTTACCTTAGGGCGCCATCAGGAGTGAGGGTCGAGGTAGTAGACACGTTTAAGCAAGCCCTGGAAAAGCATTCACGCGAGACTTCGGATACGATTGTAATTGATCCTGCATTACTTTTTCAGTCTGGCGAAGAAGTCTTTAGTGCACTTGATGCCGCCGTACGTGCCAAGGGACAAATAGCCTCTTTGAACGGTGCCACTGCTTATATTGATGCCGATTATAACCTAATTTGGGCTAACCCCACATATAAGGCACTGTTTGGTATTGTGATTGATTTTAACAATGACAGCTATTTCGATTTTCACTCCGGCAGCAATGACAGTGCTATTTTTGAATGTGTGCGCAATACCGGAGCGCCTGTCAGGATCAGCACTGTTCTTGCTCAATTTAACACTGAACTCATCTGCACCATAGCCTCGCTCAAAGGTTCATCCGGCCAGTTCTACGGACTGGTAATATCTGTGACAGAGTATAAATGTGTTACGCAGACCGACGAAAGGCCTCATACACTGCGAGTAGAAGAATTGCAGGAAACAATAGACAGACTCAATGCTGAGATCGAACGCAAGAGGCAGCTGGAGAAAGAACTGATTGACGCTCGTGCAAACGCAGAGCAGCATGCGAATGAGATGGAGTCCCTGATATCAGGGATGAGCGATGGGGTTGCATTCTTTGACTCAGCAGGAAATTTACGCTTGATTAACAGCGCCGGAAGTCATTTGCTGGGCGTCAAATCAAAGGTGTCTAGTAATGAATGGGCGAAATCGATAAGTAGATATACGCTAGAGGGGCAGGAGATGCCGCCTGAAACAATCCCATTGACACGTGCGCTGAATGGCGAGAATATAATCGATGAACGCTACAGGATTGTCACAGTGTCTGGTTGTGATTTTATTGCCGGTGTCAGCGCGGCACCGGTGAAAGACTGCAATAACGAGGTTGTCGGGGCGACTCTGGTCTTTCGGGATATTGGCAACCTGGTAGCGTTCGAGGAACAGAGGCGTGAAGTATACGAGCGAGAACACAGGATAGCGGAGATACTCCAACAAGCTCTAATACCGCCGCAGGTCAGTTACAATATAGATGGCTGCAAAATTGTAGTGAAGTATCAACCGGCACTTGACGAGGCGGCCGTTGGCGGCGATTTTTATGACATTTTCGATGTTGGTGACGGCAAGATCGGCATACTTATCGGGGATGTTGCCGGCAAGGGTCTGCCAGCCGCGATACGAGTAGCTGCTGCACGTTATTCCATCCGCAGCTATGCTTTTTTGGACCCGAGTCCATCGGTAGTGATGACCTTAGCCAACCAGGCATTATGCAGAGAGGAGACATGTGAGGTAGGGTTGCTCACTGCGTTTTTCGCCGTAATGGATGTGCCCAGCCGAACCATCACATATGCAAATGGAGGACATGAACCTCCGCTTGTGATTGGTGCTGATGGGAAAGTTATGGAACTGGAACTGCAGGGTGGAGGGCTTGGTTTTTATGATGGGTTCGTCTATGCTGAAGCGAACATGGAACTCATGCCTGGCGATGTTATGGTTATGATAACCGATGGGATCACGGAAGCCAGGTCGGCGAGTGGAGAGCAATTTGACAAAGAGGGTGTGAAACAATACCTCATGAAAGGTCGTCACCGTGATCTGAATTCACTGGCTCAAGGAATTGTTGAATCCGCCAGGCGGCATGCCGGTGGAGATTTGCAGGACGATGCAGCTGTGGTCGTCGTGCAGATAAACAAGCGCACAAACAATACTTTACCACCAGAAAACATCAACATATAA
- a CDS encoding Ig-like domain-containing protein, giving the protein MKLRIDVVLFVVLLCMSVLGSCGATVQDGDPGTIGACLSQPDGVAVTLTAEQVVWRGKSGKSFAIKENFEPKPKTPRLIVISSLSLPVDSSMTVDVTGTLATVAGTSKDGESIRQRVIITTPACVSVYCSSDGHPMLCPPVKGTGTEWTDKRTLTQLAGTSLSSASLMDGGGFPVLDDSPESEPAPPAPGSRDSLKWLPDGTHVHLRDRLTIVSVYEKKSIEEPDRTGAIRVDSMNYEVTSGDLIDIEGTLTTVGDERILQADYDETTYTEKLTITDNGFTLPAPVGMNNKALGGGAMGPFTNAIGSSNGANNTGMLVRVWGKVTDSGIGDDESNAYTCIDDGSNLDAGNDRIGIRSYILGYFEPGTYLTDTGIVTTKSSGSISIPVVYPVDVTYPTYSTGSGTISGTVTAGASAANATAWVHSTGGTATCTLNAAGVGTYSLTVKPGDHTVSVDVAGYTHAAEKATVTTNQTTTKNFTLTAIDMDIYVYANTSRIAPDGISTTEVTAIVFDEEGRRIPNQPMYWNIDVGDIVDSDAFTDDVGEAKATIRSSTNHETGTVWAEAGSLSGGCYVEYADEGDPSVIILKPSCNQTVCGVIQFYVRIENRREDGTDTISRQVLLVDGQESGTFCSAEYTQTDESTKIPGFNTAWLTNGSHMICAKVIDIDGTEMLSNIVPIVVNNPISELRMNCQDLLYDDPNQTGFTFDFNANLSPWTVRIFTIADDDTETTVWSATGSQTGSVHIAWDGKVDGQYQSDVYMVSFDAGENQSSMTMAQRVAAELTARQNGEASTGTNEYAIISVSSRTGSDEILVAAVVSRFDWIDEHETYKEMRTVGDNAKKRGVIPVYVCDMYWESSRDRVGLFTDEVYGMDYWLGSGMGNIHHFYLNTHGENLRRYGGTYQSSVQFSDWPCVYGTDSWAEHPENTPAFTDLHLVAGKLKVIHFSVCDSMGSPEHSDSSIARALGCRDDLSGCTFIGWQGDFKPYGWYNGLGWVKGFWYYLCRYYGVSVYQANQQLNSSNNPLYWNTIHSNLGMYTDLESTVTYLE; this is encoded by the coding sequence ATGAAATTGCGTATCGATGTGGTGTTGTTTGTGGTGCTGCTCTGTATGTCTGTTCTCGGGTCCTGCGGCGCTACAGTCCAAGACGGTGACCCCGGCACAATCGGCGCATGCCTGAGTCAGCCGGACGGTGTAGCCGTCACCCTTACTGCAGAACAAGTGGTTTGGCGAGGTAAAAGCGGCAAGTCATTTGCCATTAAAGAGAATTTCGAGCCGAAACCCAAGACACCTCGATTGATAGTTATCAGTTCACTCAGCCTGCCGGTAGACAGCAGTATGACTGTCGATGTCACAGGCACACTTGCCACAGTCGCCGGCACCTCCAAAGATGGTGAGTCAATAAGGCAGCGTGTCATCATCACAACTCCGGCATGCGTGTCCGTATATTGCAGCTCAGACGGACATCCCATGCTCTGCCCTCCGGTCAAAGGCACGGGAACCGAATGGACTGACAAACGAACTCTTACACAGCTTGCGGGAACAAGTCTTTCGAGTGCATCGCTGATGGATGGTGGCGGCTTCCCGGTATTGGACGATTCCCCCGAATCAGAACCTGCGCCTCCCGCTCCTGGCTCTCGCGACAGCTTGAAATGGCTCCCCGATGGAACACATGTCCACCTCCGCGACAGACTGACAATCGTATCAGTGTACGAAAAGAAAAGTATAGAAGAGCCTGACCGCACGGGAGCAATACGTGTGGATTCGATGAATTATGAAGTCACTTCGGGAGATCTCATCGATATAGAAGGAACCCTCACAACTGTGGGTGACGAGAGAATTCTCCAGGCGGACTATGATGAGACCACATATACAGAAAAATTAACGATCACCGACAACGGCTTTACTCTTCCCGCACCCGTAGGAATGAACAATAAAGCCCTCGGTGGAGGAGCGATGGGTCCATTCACCAATGCAATCGGCTCATCGAACGGAGCAAACAATACCGGTATGCTGGTAAGAGTTTGGGGCAAAGTCACCGACAGCGGCATAGGTGATGATGAGTCAAATGCATATACCTGTATCGATGATGGTTCCAACCTTGATGCCGGAAATGATCGCATCGGGATAAGGTCTTATATTTTGGGGTATTTCGAGCCGGGCACATATCTGACTGATACCGGTATCGTCACCACCAAATCATCAGGATCGATCAGTATACCTGTTGTTTATCCGGTAGATGTGACTTATCCCACATACTCCACAGGCTCGGGCACTATCTCCGGGACAGTCACTGCAGGTGCGAGTGCGGCAAATGCCACGGCCTGGGTTCACTCGACAGGCGGCACTGCCACATGCACACTCAACGCAGCAGGAGTCGGGACATACAGCCTGACTGTGAAACCCGGTGATCATACGGTCTCTGTGGATGTTGCAGGCTACACTCACGCCGCTGAGAAGGCGACTGTGACTACTAACCAGACGACAACTAAGAATTTCACTCTGACGGCCATAGACATGGATATCTATGTCTATGCGAACACCTCCAGGATTGCCCCGGACGGAATCAGCACGACCGAAGTCACTGCCATTGTCTTTGACGAGGAGGGCAGGCGTATTCCTAACCAGCCCATGTATTGGAATATAGATGTTGGAGACATAGTCGATTCTGACGCTTTTACAGATGATGTTGGTGAGGCAAAGGCGACGATCAGATCAAGCACCAATCATGAGACAGGAACTGTCTGGGCAGAAGCTGGAAGCCTCAGCGGTGGATGCTATGTGGAATATGCGGATGAGGGAGACCCGTCTGTAATCATATTGAAACCATCGTGCAATCAGACTGTTTGCGGAGTGATTCAATTCTACGTAAGAATAGAAAACAGAAGAGAGGATGGCACTGATACCATTAGCAGGCAAGTGTTATTGGTTGATGGTCAAGAAAGTGGCACATTTTGCTCTGCGGAATATACCCAGACTGACGAATCCACAAAGATTCCTGGATTCAACACGGCCTGGTTAACAAATGGCTCTCATATGATTTGCGCAAAGGTGATAGACATTGATGGCACTGAAATGCTAAGCAATATAGTGCCTATTGTCGTAAATAATCCAATATCTGAGCTAAGAATGAACTGTCAAGATTTACTCTATGATGATCCGAACCAGACTGGATTTACTTTTGATTTCAATGCAAATCTGTCTCCATGGACGGTTAGAATTTTTACAATTGCTGATGATGATACTGAAACAACAGTTTGGTCTGCAACAGGCAGTCAAACAGGATCGGTGCATATAGCATGGGATGGAAAAGTTGATGGACAGTATCAATCAGATGTTTATATGGTATCTTTTGACGCTGGTGAAAACCAGTCATCAATGACGATGGCTCAACGAGTAGCAGCAGAGCTTACGGCAAGACAGAATGGAGAAGCCTCTACTGGCACAAATGAGTATGCTATTATTTCAGTCAGTAGCAGAACTGGATCTGATGAGATACTCGTTGCGGCTGTCGTCAGCAGGTTTGACTGGATTGACGAACATGAAACTTATAAGGAGATGAGGACTGTCGGTGATAATGCCAAAAAGCGCGGAGTTATACCCGTGTACGTTTGTGATATGTATTGGGAATCCAGCAGAGATCGTGTAGGTTTATTTACTGATGAAGTCTATGGCATGGATTACTGGTTGGGTTCAGGTATGGGCAACATACATCATTTCTACCTAAATACTCATGGTGAAAATTTACGAAGGTATGGCGGCACCTATCAGAGTTCTGTCCAATTCTCTGATTGGCCATGCGTATATGGAACTGATAGCTGGGCTGAACATCCCGAGAATACACCCGCATTTACTGATTTACATTTGGTTGCAGGGAAGCTGAAAGTAATTCACTTTAGTGTATGCGATTCGATGGGCTCACCTGAACACTCTGACAGTTCTATTGCAAGAGCACTTGGCTGTCGAGATGACCTATCTGGTTGTACATTCATTGGTTGGCAAGGTGATTTTAAACCTTACGGCTGGTACAATGGATTAGGTTGGGTTAAGGGTTTTTGGTATTACCTTTGCCGTTACTATGGTGTCTCAGTATATCAGGCCAATCAACAACTGAACTCTTCCAATAATCCTCTTTATTGGAACACCATACACAGCAATCTAGGGATGTATACTGATTTGGAGTCTACGGTTACTTATTTGGAGTAA
- the aroF gene encoding 3-deoxy-7-phosphoheptulonate synthase, giving the protein MIIIMHTNATEDEVKSVKQDIRRIGFRPFMNPGVERKVIAVLGELDVRKADLVEHFNAMAGVARVELISDLWKLASRTYHPENTVVCVNDVKIGGDEIVVAAGPCSVESEAQTVELAQQVKAAGAKMLRGGAFKPRTSPYAFQGLGEDGLKILASARKETGLPVVTEVMDTHEVDLVCEYADVLQIGARNMQNFALLKKVGAAGRPVLLKRGLGSKVKDLLMSAEYVISEGNQNVILCERGITTFEDSTRNTTDINAIPVLKNWTHLPIMLDPSHATGNWQYVGAVAKAAVAGGADGLLLEVHNDPAHAMSDGPQSLRPEKFAHLMGELKRIASAVDRTM; this is encoded by the coding sequence ATGATTATCATTATGCACACAAACGCTACCGAGGATGAGGTCAAATCGGTAAAGCAGGATATCAGGCGAATAGGCTTCAGACCCTTTATGAACCCCGGCGTGGAGCGCAAAGTAATTGCCGTGCTCGGGGAGTTAGATGTTCGCAAGGCTGATCTTGTCGAACATTTCAATGCAATGGCGGGTGTTGCGAGGGTAGAGCTGATTTCTGATCTGTGGAAATTGGCCTCTCGGACATATCATCCTGAGAATACCGTGGTGTGCGTGAATGATGTCAAGATAGGCGGTGATGAGATAGTCGTCGCAGCCGGACCATGTTCTGTTGAGAGTGAGGCGCAGACAGTCGAGCTTGCGCAGCAAGTAAAAGCGGCAGGCGCAAAGATGCTGCGCGGAGGGGCATTCAAGCCCAGGACATCTCCGTATGCTTTCCAGGGACTTGGCGAGGATGGCCTCAAGATACTTGCCAGTGCACGCAAAGAGACCGGTTTGCCGGTGGTGACCGAGGTGATGGACACACATGAGGTCGATCTTGTGTGTGAATATGCCGATGTGCTGCAGATCGGTGCACGCAACATGCAAAACTTTGCTCTGCTCAAGAAGGTCGGCGCGGCAGGTCGGCCTGTGCTGCTCAAGCGTGGTCTTGGTTCCAAGGTCAAGGATTTGCTCATGTCTGCTGAATATGTAATCTCCGAAGGTAACCAGAATGTCATCCTGTGTGAGCGCGGAATCACAACATTCGAGGACTCTACCAGGAACACCACCGATATCAACGCGATCCCAGTCCTCAAGAACTGGACTCATCTGCCCATAATGCTCGACCCGAGTCATGCCACCGGCAACTGGCAGTATGTCGGCGCTGTGGCAAAAGCAGCGGTGGCAGGCGGAGCCGATGGTCTTTTGCTGGAGGTCCACAATGACCCGGCGCATGCCATGAGTGATGGTCCGCAGTCTCTGCGTCCAGAGAAATTCGCTCATCTGATGGGCGAACTTAAGCGTATTGCTTCCGCGGTCGATCGGACGATGTAA
- the lysA gene encoding diaminopimelate decarboxylase — MMLLGSQKVNSRNHLEIGGCDCVDLAAEFGTPLYVMDEKSIRDKCRAYRQAFAREYGGADIAYASKAFIVTSMCALADQEGMWLDVASAGELYTAKCAGFPMERVLVHGNFKSADELEMAVDYGAKYIVVDSFLELELLSAICEDAGKVQEVLLRCNPGVDPHTHRLISTGQEDSKFGLNIRDGSAMKAIKQALGCNGIVLKGIHCHVGSQLFDLSPFIDSVPIMIDFIRQVKAETGTLIEVLDIGGGLGVRYVEQDNPPSIDEFAKVVSESVITACAVRGVDKPILILEPGRSIVGEAGTTIYTVGSPKQVDIPEEPGTRTYLPVDGGLSDNPRPALYDAQYSAILANRAGNEPTDTYTVCGKHCETDNLITDIMLAEAKAGDLLAVQTTGAYNHSMASNYNRFTRPAVVFVADGHADLVARRENMDDLVSCDLLPERFKGSETKV; from the coding sequence TTGATGTTGCTTGGTTCACAAAAGGTAAACAGTCGCAATCACCTCGAGATCGGTGGCTGTGACTGTGTTGATCTGGCGGCTGAGTTCGGTACGCCATTATATGTAATGGACGAGAAGTCGATACGCGATAAATGCCGGGCCTACAGGCAGGCGTTTGCGCGTGAATATGGCGGCGCGGATATAGCATATGCAAGCAAAGCGTTTATAGTGACATCGATGTGCGCTCTGGCAGACCAGGAGGGTATGTGGCTGGATGTTGCAAGTGCAGGTGAGCTATACACGGCCAAATGCGCGGGTTTCCCAATGGAGCGGGTACTGGTCCACGGCAACTTCAAGTCTGCCGATGAGCTTGAGATGGCCGTCGACTACGGAGCAAAGTATATAGTGGTCGACAGCTTCCTTGAACTCGAACTGCTGAGCGCGATATGCGAAGATGCAGGCAAGGTTCAAGAAGTATTGCTGCGATGCAATCCGGGTGTCGATCCTCACACTCATAGACTGATCAGTACAGGCCAGGAAGACAGCAAGTTCGGCTTGAATATCAGAGACGGCTCGGCCATGAAAGCCATAAAGCAGGCGCTCGGCTGTAATGGCATAGTCTTGAAGGGCATACACTGCCACGTGGGCAGCCAGCTTTTTGACCTTTCGCCGTTCATCGACTCCGTCCCGATCATGATCGACTTTATCAGACAGGTCAAGGCTGAGACAGGCACATTGATTGAAGTTTTGGATATAGGCGGCGGTTTGGGAGTAAGGTACGTTGAGCAAGACAATCCCCCCAGCATAGATGAGTTCGCTAAAGTTGTCAGCGAAAGCGTAATTACAGCCTGCGCAGTGCGCGGAGTCGATAAGCCGATCTTGATATTGGAGCCTGGGAGATCCATAGTAGGCGAGGCCGGGACGACGATCTATACAGTCGGCTCACCCAAGCAGGTGGATATACCCGAAGAACCAGGCACACGGACATACCTGCCTGTGGACGGCGGTCTATCTGATAATCCCAGACCTGCGTTATATGACGCACAGTATTCAGCTATTCTGGCAAACCGTGCAGGCAATGAGCCGACAGACACATATACGGTGTGTGGAAAACACTGCGAGACCGATAATCTGATTACAGACATCATGCTGGCCGAGGCAAAGGCAGGCGATTTGCTGGCGGTGCAGACTACGGGGGCGTATAATCATTCTATGGCCAGCAACTATAACCGGTTTACACGCCCGGCAGTGGTGTTTGTGGCGGACGGGCATGCCGATCTGGTGGCGCGGCGCGAGAATATGGACGATCTCGTATCCTGCGATTTGCTGCCCGAAAGGTTCAAAGGCTCGGAAACGAAAGTTTAA
- a CDS encoding site-2 protease family protein, producing MLNNINPYKFALSMMALVICITIHEFAHAYSAWKAGDDTPKAQGRISLNPFDHLDPIGTIMMVVSSLSGFGIGWGKPVRINPGNFRSPRWGNLWVSLWGPLSNLLTALVIGTALRLFAGYMSGSVVEFLLIITLISIALAIFNLIPLAPLDGSHIVSSLLPVEQARRYEMFMARYGFIIFLALIFLAPDVLRIIMEPPSRFLLHLFVGV from the coding sequence ATGCTCAATAATATCAATCCATACAAATTCGCTCTGTCTATGATGGCGCTGGTCATATGCATCACCATCCATGAGTTCGCTCATGCATATTCGGCATGGAAAGCGGGCGATGATACTCCAAAAGCGCAGGGACGAATATCGCTCAACCCGTTCGATCATCTCGACCCGATTGGAACGATCATGATGGTGGTGTCATCCCTTTCTGGGTTTGGAATCGGTTGGGGCAAACCTGTGCGAATCAACCCCGGCAATTTCCGCAGCCCGAGATGGGGAAATTTGTGGGTCTCACTCTGGGGACCGCTCTCAAACCTGTTGACTGCGCTGGTCATTGGGACAGCTCTTAGGCTATTTGCCGGGTACATGAGCGGCAGCGTGGTCGAGTTTTTGCTGATAATCACTCTCATCAGCATAGCGCTTGCAATTTTCAACTTGATACCGCTGGCTCCACTGGACGGCTCTCACATTGTCTCTTCACTGCTGCCGGTCGAACAGGCACGCAGGTATGAAATGTTTATGGCTCGGTATGGATTTATAATCTTTCTGGCGCTGATATTCCTCGCGCCGGATGTTTTGCGCATAATTATGGAGCCGCCGAGCCGGTTCTTACTTCATTTATTTGTTGGGGTTTAA
- a CDS encoding DUF2330 domain-containing protein, whose protein sequence is MRKFILIMTIGVLFLSFVTSSSADGVMLPQRIAWLEKQVKTLINEPEQKAVIYFNRGEETLIISPRYEGSAKNFAWVIPVPSRPRVEKGDAEIFGDLDRLLLSFRKTVSPVETPINVLEQKTTGDYDVSVLKSTDGNALIQWLDENAYHLPEKASEPVDSYAREGWTFVACKVHDPESAESGLQSGTLTPLKLKFLSRKPVYPLRLSSANPKAFDIAISLILPEGEREHEVKIDGLPDRIANIAHIPMITLDAKQTKYPSLAKLSSARLEIFHQISCRLEPSDCTADLVWNISFYSPPPPLPQNQRLP, encoded by the coding sequence ATGCGTAAATTTATACTGATAATGACAATAGGAGTATTATTTCTTAGCTTTGTCACGTCATCCAGCGCTGACGGCGTAATGCTGCCTCAGAGGATAGCATGGCTTGAGAAGCAAGTAAAAACATTAATTAATGAACCCGAGCAAAAGGCCGTAATCTACTTCAACAGAGGTGAGGAGACTCTTATCATCAGCCCACGATACGAGGGGTCTGCAAAAAACTTTGCATGGGTAATCCCAGTACCGTCCAGACCTAGAGTAGAAAAAGGTGATGCAGAGATATTTGGAGATTTGGATAGGCTGTTGTTAAGTTTTAGAAAAACAGTCTCACCGGTTGAAACACCGATTAATGTGCTGGAGCAAAAGACAACCGGTGACTATGATGTCAGTGTATTGAAGTCTACAGATGGCAATGCTCTAATACAGTGGCTTGATGAAAATGCATATCATTTACCTGAGAAAGCGTCAGAACCTGTAGACAGTTATGCTAGAGAGGGTTGGACGTTTGTAGCCTGCAAAGTCCATGACCCGGAGTCGGCAGAAAGTGGCCTTCAATCAGGAACCCTTACCCCACTAAAGCTCAAGTTTTTATCTCGAAAGCCTGTTTATCCATTAAGGCTTTCTTCAGCCAATCCGAAAGCATTTGATATAGCGATCAGTTTGATTTTACCTGAGGGGGAAAGAGAACATGAGGTTAAGATTGATGGTTTACCTGATAGAATAGCGAATATTGCTCACATTCCAATGATTACCTTGGATGCAAAGCAGACTAAATATCCATCATTAGCCAAGCTGAGTTCGGCTCGCCTGGAAATATTTCATCAGATTAGCTGTAGACTTGAACCTAGTGATTGCACTGCTGATCTGGTCTGGAATATATCTTTTTACTCGCCTCCTCCTCCCTTGCCACAAAACCAGAGACTTCCTTAA
- a CDS encoding Ig-like domain-containing protein — protein sequence MSWSIDVGTIVDYESVTDDVGEAKATIRSSTNHETGTVWAEAGSLGGGCYVEYADEDDPYSYTMDPNPDELISYRRDPEPPLYMIAPFYNWRFWGNTTNSLF from the coding sequence ATGAGTTGGAGTATAGACGTTGGAACCATTGTAGACTATGAATCAGTCACAGATGATGTCGGTGAGGCGAAGGCGACGATCAGATCAAGCACCAATCATGAGACAGGAACTGTCTGGGCAGAAGCTGGAAGCCTTGGTGGTGGATGCTATGTGGAATATGCGGATGAGGATGATCCTTATAGCTATACAATGGACCCAAATCCCGATGAGTTGATATCTTATAGAAGAGATCCTGAGCCACCATTGTATATGATTGCGCCGTTCTACAATTGGCGTTTCTGGGGTAACACGACAAACTCGCTGTTCTAG